In Parasegetibacter sp. NRK P23, a single genomic region encodes these proteins:
- the deoC gene encoding deoxyribose-phosphate aldolase yields MNIASFIDHTLLKPTAITADIEKLCSEAVEYGFAAVCVPPPYVKRAAAILAPVEVKVATVVGFPFGYSAIEAKVAETVLAIVDGAHEIDMVVNITAIKNGDWDYLAKEIQPIAEIVRQKGKAIKLILETGVLSNDEIIRCCALYSKFPVQFLKTSTGYAEKGATVEAVELMRQHLPAHIAIKASGGIRDKATALAMINAGATRIGCSAGVAIVTETPVNGHGY; encoded by the coding sequence ATGAATATCGCTTCTTTTATTGACCATACTTTATTGAAACCCACGGCCATTACCGCCGACATTGAAAAACTATGCAGCGAGGCCGTAGAATATGGATTCGCCGCCGTATGCGTACCACCGCCCTACGTAAAAAGGGCCGCCGCGATACTGGCGCCGGTTGAAGTGAAAGTGGCCACGGTGGTGGGATTCCCATTCGGCTACTCCGCCATAGAAGCAAAGGTGGCCGAAACAGTACTGGCCATTGTGGATGGCGCCCACGAAATAGATATGGTGGTGAACATAACCGCAATCAAAAACGGCGACTGGGATTACCTCGCAAAAGAGATTCAACCCATCGCGGAGATCGTCCGGCAAAAAGGAAAGGCCATCAAACTGATCCTCGAAACGGGCGTACTCTCCAACGATGAAATCATCCGCTGTTGCGCACTTTACAGCAAGTTCCCGGTACAGTTCCTTAAAACCTCTACGGGATACGCTGAAAAAGGCGCCACCGTGGAAGCCGTGGAACTGATGCGGCAACACCTACCTGCGCACATCGCCATCAAGGCGTCGGGTGGTATCCGCGACAAAGCCACCGCCCTGGCCATGATCAACGCCGGTGCCACCCGCATCGGATGCAGCGCGGGCGTGGCCATTGTAACAGAAACCCCGGTGAACGGGCATGGTTATTGA
- the atpG gene encoding ATP synthase F1 subunit gamma: MSGALKEVRNRIKSVQSTQQITKAMKMVSAAKLRRAQDAILQMRPYAGKLQEMLSNIVSNTEGEVGMSLAEERPVNKVLLIVITSDRGLCGAYNANIIKLAKTLLKEKYPVQTEKGNAHIWAIGKKGYEHFQKNRFTVDAAFKDIFLNLTFENVQACSAAAMDAFVKKEYDVVEVIYSEFRNAATQRFSVERFLPIQKVEKVEGAKKSDFIFEPAKEELIAELMPKILNTQLYKAVLDANASEHGARMTAMDKASDNANELLKTLKISYNRARQAAITTELTEIVSGAAALQG, from the coding sequence ATGAGCGGTGCATTAAAAGAAGTTCGTAACAGGATCAAATCGGTACAATCTACCCAGCAAATTACCAAGGCCATGAAAATGGTAAGCGCGGCCAAACTGCGCCGTGCACAGGATGCCATCCTCCAGATGCGCCCCTACGCCGGAAAACTTCAGGAAATGCTCAGCAATATCGTGAGCAACACTGAAGGAGAAGTTGGTATGTCGCTGGCGGAAGAACGTCCGGTAAATAAAGTACTGCTCATCGTCATCACGAGCGACCGTGGCCTTTGCGGCGCTTACAACGCGAACATCATCAAGCTGGCCAAAACCCTGCTGAAAGAAAAATATCCCGTTCAAACCGAAAAAGGCAATGCCCATATCTGGGCCATCGGCAAAAAAGGATACGAACATTTCCAGAAGAACCGCTTCACTGTTGACGCGGCTTTCAAAGATATTTTCCTCAACCTCACCTTCGAGAACGTACAGGCCTGTTCCGCCGCCGCCATGGATGCTTTTGTAAAGAAAGAATATGACGTGGTGGAAGTGATTTACAGCGAATTCAGGAATGCCGCCACCCAACGTTTCTCCGTGGAAAGGTTTCTCCCTATTCAGAAAGTGGAGAAAGTTGAAGGCGCCAAAAAATCCGACTTCATCTTCGAACCCGCCAAAGAAGAACTGATCGCCGAACTGATGCCTAAAATCCTGAATACCCAGTTGTACAAAGCCGTGCTGGATGCCAACGCTTCCGAACACGGTGCCCGTATGACCGCTATGGATAAGGCTTCCGATAACGCGAACGAACTGCTGAAAACACTCAAGATTTCTTACAACCGCGCCCGCCAGGCCGCCATCACTACCGAACTTACCGAGATCGTGAGTGGTGCCGCCGCGCTGCAAGGATAG
- a CDS encoding response regulator transcription factor → MKKTTVAIVDKQHLFRMALKALIQDEPGYVVSVEAGNGQQFINLIDKNFPPDIVLLDLDLPIMNGFETIRWIRENCPRIRVIVVSGDCSDEAILKAVRLGARGFLPKSAGYEELRKTLHSVKDRGYYLTDPVSDKLMQTLSESAVEFEHINPVSTLSEKELNFLKLACSEMTYKEIAFEMGISHRTVDSYRDHLFEKLQIKNRVGLAIFAVKNGLINP, encoded by the coding sequence ATGAAAAAAACAACCGTTGCTATTGTAGACAAGCAGCACCTTTTCCGCATGGCCCTGAAAGCGCTGATCCAGGACGAGCCCGGGTATGTGGTTAGCGTGGAAGCCGGAAACGGCCAGCAGTTTATCAACCTAATCGACAAAAATTTCCCGCCTGATATCGTGTTGCTGGATCTCGACCTGCCCATCATGAACGGGTTCGAAACCATCCGCTGGATCCGGGAAAACTGCCCCAGGATCAGGGTGATAGTAGTGAGCGGCGACTGTTCCGATGAGGCCATCCTGAAGGCCGTAAGGTTGGGCGCGCGAGGATTTCTGCCCAAATCCGCCGGTTATGAAGAACTCCGGAAAACCCTGCACAGTGTTAAGGACCGGGGCTATTACCTCACCGACCCGGTGTCCGACAAACTGATGCAAACGCTCAGCGAATCCGCCGTGGAATTTGAACACATCAATCCCGTGAGCACACTCTCCGAGAAAGAACTCAACTTCCTGAAACTCGCCTGCTCGGAAATGACCTATAAAGAGATCGCCTTCGAAATGGGCATCAGCCACAGGACCGTGGATTCCTACCGCGATCACCTGTTCGAAAAACTACAGATCAAAAACCGCGTGGGCCTGGCCATTTTCGCGGTAAAAAACGGTCTCATCAACCCATAA
- a CDS encoding SPOR domain-containing protein has translation MKQVFILLLLVTCSLASFAQTTSNAVVVHKDPRIDQLVKKQMEINEYTTRDNRRTAKGFRIQVVSTRDRNEAISAKTKMLQNFPAHNSYIQYNAPFFKLKLGNFKTRAEAEQVMRQVVKFYPSGSFIVAETIEVKLDKLEEDAF, from the coding sequence ATGAAACAAGTTTTTATACTCCTCTTATTGGTGACCTGCTCCCTGGCGAGCTTTGCGCAAACCACTTCAAACGCCGTGGTGGTACACAAAGATCCACGGATCGATCAACTGGTGAAAAAACAGATGGAGATCAATGAATACACCACCCGCGACAACCGTCGTACAGCAAAAGGGTTCCGTATTCAGGTGGTGAGCACCCGCGACCGTAACGAAGCCATTTCCGCCAAAACCAAAATGCTCCAGAATTTCCCGGCGCACAATTCGTACATTCAATACAACGCGCCATTCTTTAAACTGAAACTGGGCAACTTTAAAACCCGCGCCGAAGCCGAGCAGGTCATGCGGCAGGTGGTGAAGTTCTATCCCAGCGGCTCTTTCATTGTGGCCGAAACCATTGAGGTGAAGCTGGATAAGTTGGAGGAGGACGCTTTTTAA
- the secA gene encoding preprotein translocase subunit SecA, with protein MLGFLSKLFGGSKSEKDIRTIQPLVGKINEHFIAYQSLSNDELRHKTVEFRARIQDHLKEISDKITSLNEQAEALPATDIAGKDTIYQEVDKLKKEKDTQLEVVLKEILPEAFAVVKEAARRFSNNTVLEATATDLDRELAITREHISISGDKVAFQNSWKAAGSPITWNMVHYDVQLIGGMVLHEGKISEMATGEGKTLVSTLPAYLNALAAEGVHIVTVNDYLARRDSEWNAPLFEFLGLTVDCIDKHTPNSPERRKAYQADITYGTNNEFGFDYLRDNMVHSPEEMVQRKHHYAMVDEVDSVLIDDARTPLIISGPVPRGDEQEFHLLKPRIEQLVNAQKQVVNKFLIEAKKKITEGDDDPKSGGLALMRAYRGLPKSGPLIKFLSEPGIRVKLQKSENYYLADQQREMPKVDEELYFHIDEKTNSVDLTDRGLQMITKAGEDPSFFIMPDLSIQLAEVEKQDTTPEEKLQAKEQLLKDYAIKAERIHTVQQLLKAYTVFEKDVEYVVIDGQVKIVDEQTGRIMEGRRYSDGLHQAIEAKENVKIEAATQTYATITLQNYFRMFHKLAGMTGTAETEAAELWDIYKLDVVKIPTNIPISRKDEEDLVYKTKREKYKAVIEEIEKLRNAGRPVLVGTTSVEVSELLGKMLQVKKIPHNVLNAKQHSREAQIVAEAGLAGAVTIATNMAGRGTDIKLGPGVKEAGGLAIIGTERHESRRVDRQLRGRAGRQGDPGTSQFYVSLEDDLMRMFGSERIAGLMDKLGYKEGEVIQHSMITKSIERAQKKVEENNFGIRKRLLEYDDVMNKQRTVIYSRRNHALFGDRLALDLDNAFYSVAEGLVNSFREMEDFEGFKLAVIVNYAIETSITEEEFKSGNPQQLADKLYNEAVTNYDRKKAVLQEQALPVFQNIRQTQGAHIENVWVPFTDGRKGLNVLAALDKTIQSEGRELLNAMERTITLAMIDDAWKEHLRSMDDLKQSVQTAGYEQKDPLVIYKIEAFNLFKKMDDQLGKDIISFLSYAGIPIEQGAPIREGHEEKTDMSKMQVNKEEIDERGDDYAANQNDYFDPSGANVKQEPIKVGPKIGRNDPCPCGSGKKYKQCHGV; from the coding sequence ATGTTAGGTTTTCTTTCGAAATTGTTCGGAGGCAGCAAATCAGAAAAAGATATCAGGACGATTCAGCCCCTGGTTGGAAAAATAAACGAACATTTCATTGCATATCAATCTCTTAGTAATGATGAACTCCGCCACAAAACCGTTGAGTTCCGTGCCCGCATACAGGACCACCTGAAAGAGATCAGCGATAAAATAACCTCCCTGAACGAACAGGCCGAGGCCCTCCCCGCTACCGATATTGCGGGAAAAGATACCATCTACCAGGAAGTGGACAAGTTGAAAAAAGAAAAAGACACCCAACTGGAAGTGGTGCTCAAGGAAATTCTTCCCGAAGCATTCGCCGTGGTAAAAGAAGCCGCGCGCCGCTTTTCCAACAATACTGTACTGGAAGCCACCGCCACTGATCTGGACCGTGAACTGGCCATCACCCGCGAACATATTTCCATTAGCGGCGACAAGGTCGCTTTCCAGAACAGCTGGAAGGCAGCCGGCTCCCCCATCACCTGGAACATGGTGCATTATGATGTTCAGTTGATCGGTGGTATGGTACTGCATGAAGGTAAGATCTCCGAGATGGCCACAGGTGAGGGTAAAACACTCGTTTCCACCCTGCCCGCCTACCTGAACGCACTCGCGGCGGAAGGGGTACACATCGTAACCGTGAACGATTACCTCGCCCGACGTGACTCTGAATGGAACGCGCCCTTGTTCGAATTCCTCGGACTCACCGTGGATTGCATTGACAAACATACCCCCAACAGTCCTGAAAGAAGAAAAGCTTACCAGGCTGATATTACTTATGGTACCAACAACGAATTCGGCTTCGATTACCTCCGGGATAACATGGTCCATTCCCCTGAAGAAATGGTGCAACGCAAGCACCACTACGCCATGGTGGATGAAGTGGACAGCGTATTGATCGATGATGCCCGTACACCTTTGATTATTTCAGGCCCCGTTCCACGCGGCGATGAACAGGAGTTTCACCTGCTGAAACCCAGGATCGAACAACTGGTGAACGCGCAAAAACAGGTGGTGAACAAATTCCTGATTGAAGCGAAAAAGAAAATCACTGAAGGTGATGACGATCCGAAAAGCGGCGGTCTCGCATTGATGCGCGCCTACCGCGGCCTTCCCAAAAGCGGTCCGCTGATCAAGTTCCTTTCCGAACCCGGCATCCGCGTGAAATTGCAGAAATCCGAGAACTACTACCTGGCCGACCAGCAAAGGGAAATGCCGAAAGTGGACGAAGAACTGTATTTCCATATCGACGAAAAAACAAACTCCGTTGACCTTACAGATCGTGGTCTCCAGATGATTACCAAAGCGGGTGAAGATCCTTCTTTCTTCATCATGCCCGACCTCAGCATTCAACTGGCGGAAGTGGAAAAACAGGATACCACACCCGAAGAAAAACTGCAGGCGAAGGAACAATTGCTGAAAGACTACGCCATAAAAGCTGAAAGAATACATACCGTTCAGCAACTGCTGAAAGCATATACCGTTTTCGAAAAAGACGTGGAATACGTGGTAATAGACGGTCAGGTGAAGATCGTAGACGAACAGACCGGTCGTATCATGGAAGGACGTCGTTACAGCGACGGGCTCCACCAGGCCATTGAAGCGAAAGAGAACGTGAAGATTGAAGCGGCTACGCAAACCTACGCCACCATTACCCTACAGAACTATTTCAGGATGTTCCACAAGCTCGCCGGTATGACCGGTACAGCGGAAACGGAAGCGGCCGAACTCTGGGACATCTACAAACTGGATGTGGTGAAGATTCCCACCAACATCCCCATTTCAAGAAAAGACGAAGAAGACCTCGTTTACAAAACGAAGCGGGAAAAATACAAGGCGGTTATTGAGGAGATCGAAAAACTCCGCAACGCGGGTCGCCCGGTACTCGTGGGTACTACCTCGGTTGAAGTGAGTGAACTGCTTGGAAAGATGCTCCAGGTAAAAAAGATCCCGCACAATGTATTGAACGCGAAACAACACTCGCGCGAAGCACAGATTGTTGCCGAAGCCGGTCTGGCCGGAGCGGTCACCATCGCTACCAACATGGCAGGTCGTGGTACCGACATCAAACTCGGACCAGGCGTGAAAGAAGCCGGTGGTCTCGCTATTATTGGTACGGAGCGCCACGAATCCAGAAGGGTGGACCGCCAGTTGCGCGGACGCGCCGGTCGCCAGGGTGATCCCGGTACTTCCCAATTCTATGTATCCCTCGAAGACGACCTGATGCGCATGTTCGGCAGCGAAAGAATCGCCGGACTGATGGACAAACTCGGTTACAAAGAAGGCGAAGTGATCCAGCACAGCATGATCACCAAGAGCATTGAACGCGCACAGAAAAAAGTGGAAGAGAACAACTTCGGCATCCGGAAGCGCCTGCTTGAATACGACGACGTGATGAACAAGCAACGTACGGTGATCTATAGCCGCCGTAACCACGCCCTGTTCGGAGACAGGCTCGCGCTCGACCTGGACAACGCTTTCTACAGCGTGGCCGAAGGCCTGGTGAATTCCTTCCGGGAAATGGAAGATTTCGAAGGTTTCAAACTGGCCGTTATCGTGAACTACGCCATCGAAACCTCGATCACGGAAGAGGAGTTCAAATCTGGCAACCCGCAACAACTGGCCGATAAACTATATAACGAAGCCGTTACCAATTACGACCGTAAAAAGGCCGTACTGCAGGAACAGGCGCTGCCGGTATTCCAGAACATCCGTCAAACACAGGGTGCACACATCGAAAACGTATGGGTACCTTTCACCGACGGCAGAAAAGGATTGAACGTACTTGCCGCACTTGATAAAACCATTCAGTCGGAAGGACGTGAACTGCTCAACGCCATGGAACGCACCATCACCCTAGCGATGATTGACGATGCCTGGAAAGAGCACCTCCGCTCCATGGACGACCTGAAACAAAGTGTACAAACAGCAGGCTACGAACAAAAGGACCCCTTGGTAATCTACAAGATCGAAGCGTTCAACCTCTTCAAAAAGATGGACGACCAACTCGGAAAAGACATCATATCCTTCCTCTCCTATGCAGGCATTCCCATTGAACAGGGCGCTCCCATCCGCGAAGGACATGAAGAGAAAACGGATATGAGTAAAATGCAGGTGAACAAAGAAGAAATCGACGAAAGAGGAGATGATTACGCCGCCAACCAGAATGATTATTTTGATCCTTCAGGCGCAAATGTGAAACAGGAACCCATTAAAGTGGGGCCTAAGATTGGCAGGAACGATCCATGCCCCTGCGGCAGCGGCAAGAAATACAAGCAATGCCACGGTGTATAA
- a CDS encoding amidohydrolase family protein has protein sequence MFKLKYILALFSTCMLNLAMAQADVYPAPAYKGLLFLKNATVHVGNGKVLENVTIKVSNGKIEAIAVNMPIPADDVKVFDAAGKHVYPGLILPNSTLGLVEVSSVRASADARELGELNTNIRSIVAYNTDSKVINTLKSNGILFANVVPEGGLISGTSSVVQLDAWHWEDAVVKMDGGVHFRMPSLLNRGGRGGRFRQAAPAADPMERIEAVKQFFREAKAWYQAPQHENTNLKFDAVKGLFDKKQKLFIHCSIVKEMLVAADFKKEFGFDVVIVGGSESFLIADMLKQLDMPVILAQSHALPTMEDDDVDQPYKTAVALQKAGVLYAIGDEDGQTRGRNLPFNAGTAVAYGLSKEEALQAITLNPAKILGVDAATGSIEVGKDANFVVSEGDILDMRSSKITMAFIQGRYLDLTDKHKQLDERYRKKYGLK, from the coding sequence ATGTTCAAACTGAAATATATACTGGCCCTTTTCAGCACCTGTATGCTGAACCTGGCCATGGCGCAGGCTGATGTTTATCCCGCGCCTGCTTATAAGGGACTGCTGTTCCTGAAAAATGCCACGGTGCATGTGGGCAACGGAAAGGTATTGGAAAACGTGACCATAAAAGTGAGCAATGGAAAAATAGAAGCCATCGCCGTCAATATGCCCATTCCTGCGGATGATGTGAAAGTGTTCGACGCCGCGGGAAAGCATGTTTATCCGGGGCTCATTCTCCCAAACTCCACCCTGGGACTCGTGGAAGTGAGCAGCGTGCGCGCCTCGGCCGATGCCCGCGAACTGGGGGAGCTGAATACGAATATCCGTTCCATTGTGGCGTACAATACCGATTCAAAGGTGATCAATACCCTGAAATCGAACGGGATACTTTTTGCGAACGTGGTACCGGAAGGTGGACTTATCAGCGGAACATCTTCCGTAGTGCAACTCGATGCCTGGCATTGGGAAGACGCAGTGGTAAAAATGGATGGCGGCGTACATTTCCGGATGCCCAGTTTACTGAACCGGGGCGGAAGGGGTGGTCGTTTCCGCCAGGCCGCACCCGCGGCGGATCCTATGGAAAGGATCGAAGCCGTGAAACAATTCTTCCGCGAAGCGAAAGCCTGGTACCAGGCGCCGCAGCATGAGAATACCAACCTCAAATTCGACGCGGTGAAAGGATTGTTTGACAAGAAACAGAAATTATTCATCCATTGCAGCATTGTAAAAGAAATGCTGGTAGCTGCCGATTTTAAGAAGGAATTCGGTTTCGATGTAGTGATCGTGGGTGGAAGTGAAAGCTTCCTGATCGCCGACATGCTGAAACAATTGGATATGCCCGTAATCCTGGCCCAGTCTCACGCGCTGCCCACTATGGAAGATGATGATGTGGACCAGCCTTATAAAACAGCCGTGGCGCTTCAGAAAGCAGGAGTGCTGTATGCCATCGGCGATGAAGATGGTCAGACAAGGGGCCGTAACCTCCCATTCAACGCCGGTACTGCCGTGGCTTACGGTTTGAGCAAAGAGGAAGCCTTGCAGGCGATCACGCTCAATCCAGCGAAGATACTGGGCGTGGATGCCGCTACCGGTTCCATTGAAGTAGGAAAAGACGCCAACTTCGTGGTCAGCGAAGGCGATATACTGGATATGCGCTCCAGCAAAATTACAATGGCGTTTATTCAGGGCCGTTACCTTGACCTTACGGACAAACACAAACAACTGGATGAACGTTACCGTAAAAAATACGGTCTGAAATAA
- a CDS encoding amidohydrolase family protein has product MSLLNQPVRNTGGRKLLLHRWRNRFLTATLVSCSFSLYAQPTFPENGVADKREGVYAFTNATLVKDAATKIEKATLVVRDGRIVAAGTGVAVPKDAVVIDCSNKFIYPSFIDIYSDYGIPVPQRSGGFSFGAPAQLTSNQKGAFGWNQAIRADVSAASIFNADPAKAKAYREIGFGTVLTHQKDGIARGTGTVVTLADKKENLVMLKDKATAHYSFSKGSSTQSYPSSMMGTIALLRQNFIDAAWYKSNPKAEGVNLSLKAFNEAQNLPQVFEANDKWNAVRADRIGDEFGVQYIIKAGGNEYQRIAEMSATKAAFILPLEFPQAMDVEDPSEARFVSLQDMKHWEMAPSNPAAFEKAGITFCLTPSDMRDMKQFVAVLRKAMQYGLSEKAALEALTKNPATLLGVADQVGTLEPGKLANFLVTSGPVFEEKTILLQNWVQGEKYAIRENAWHETGGTYLVKTSTGKTYTLDVKSVSAASLIAADTVSAKFSFDGKTVKFSFPETKKAPSAIRFSGVSNGETWQGTGADTSGQAFTWTAAKIKDAVVKEDRKRAEKAIDMGKVSFPFNGYGWEEMPKQETILIKNATVWTNEKEGKLEGADVLVRDGKIVQVGKNISASGAKLIDGTGKHLTAGIIDEHSHIAAASINEGAQSVTSEVRIADNLDPDDINIYRQLSGGVTSSHILHGSANTIGGQTQLLKLRWGANDEGLKFKNWDGFIKFALGENVKRSSSQNNNRFPDTRMGVEQVLTDAFQRATDYKNAMKAASDAAKAKKGTMNFRRDLELDALVEIMEKKRFITCHSYVQSEIVAAMRVAEKFGFRFNTFTHILEGYKVADKMKTHGAAASTFSDWWQYKMEVVDAIPYNATIMHNVGLNVAINSDDAEMARRLNQEAAKSVKYGGMSEEDALKMVTLNPAKMLHVDDRVGSIKPGKDADLVLWSDHPLSIYAKSEKTIVDGIVYFDREKDAQMRKNIVAERNRLVQKMLGEKKAGMPTRPAEASMLIMHSCSEHAHDHGLLVIDAEQE; this is encoded by the coding sequence ATGAGTCTACTAAACCAACCGGTCCGGAACACCGGAGGCCGAAAACTGCTTTTGCACCGCTGGCGGAATCGTTTTCTCACCGCCACACTTGTATCCTGCTCCTTTTCTCTTTATGCGCAGCCCACTTTTCCCGAGAACGGGGTGGCCGATAAAAGGGAAGGGGTATATGCTTTCACCAACGCCACTTTGGTAAAGGATGCCGCCACGAAAATCGAAAAAGCCACCCTTGTGGTACGCGACGGACGTATTGTGGCTGCCGGAACCGGCGTAGCCGTTCCGAAAGATGCGGTCGTGATCGATTGCAGCAACAAATTCATCTACCCCAGTTTCATTGATATTTACAGTGACTATGGGATACCTGTTCCGCAGCGCTCTGGCGGATTCAGTTTCGGCGCACCTGCGCAACTGACCAGTAACCAGAAAGGCGCTTTCGGCTGGAACCAGGCCATTCGTGCCGATGTGAGCGCGGCGTCCATTTTCAATGCCGATCCCGCCAAAGCCAAAGCTTACCGTGAAATCGGCTTCGGTACCGTGCTTACCCACCAAAAAGATGGCATCGCGCGCGGCACCGGCACCGTGGTGACCCTCGCCGATAAGAAAGAAAACCTCGTAATGCTGAAAGATAAGGCCACCGCGCACTATTCTTTCAGCAAAGGCAGCTCCACACAAAGTTACCCCTCCAGCATGATGGGTACCATCGCCCTGCTGCGCCAGAACTTTATTGACGCCGCATGGTATAAAAGCAATCCAAAGGCAGAAGGCGTTAACCTGTCGCTGAAAGCATTCAACGAAGCACAAAACCTGCCGCAGGTATTCGAGGCCAACGACAAATGGAACGCTGTCCGCGCCGACAGGATCGGCGATGAATTCGGTGTGCAATACATTATTAAAGCCGGTGGAAACGAATACCAGCGCATCGCGGAAATGAGCGCCACCAAAGCCGCGTTCATCCTGCCATTGGAATTTCCCCAGGCCATGGATGTGGAAGACCCCTCCGAAGCACGTTTCGTTTCCCTCCAGGATATGAAGCATTGGGAAATGGCGCCTTCCAATCCTGCTGCATTTGAAAAAGCCGGTATTACCTTCTGCCTCACACCATCGGACATGCGCGACATGAAACAGTTCGTTGCCGTGTTGCGCAAAGCCATGCAATATGGTCTTTCCGAAAAAGCCGCGCTGGAAGCGCTTACTAAAAACCCCGCTACTTTACTCGGGGTAGCCGACCAGGTAGGGACGCTGGAACCGGGCAAGCTCGCAAATTTTCTGGTGACCTCCGGTCCTGTTTTCGAGGAGAAAACCATCCTGCTCCAGAACTGGGTGCAGGGCGAAAAATACGCCATCCGGGAAAACGCATGGCACGAAACAGGAGGCACTTACCTCGTTAAAACATCTACCGGTAAAACCTATACGCTGGACGTGAAATCCGTTTCCGCCGCTTCACTCATCGCGGCAGATACGGTAAGCGCGAAGTTCAGCTTTGACGGCAAAACCGTTAAATTCAGTTTCCCGGAAACTAAAAAAGCGCCTTCCGCCATTCGTTTCAGCGGCGTAAGCAACGGAGAAACCTGGCAGGGAACCGGCGCGGATACCAGCGGACAGGCATTTACCTGGACGGCGGCTAAAATAAAGGACGCCGTGGTAAAAGAAGACCGCAAACGTGCCGAAAAAGCCATCGATATGGGCAAGGTTAGCTTCCCTTTCAATGGCTATGGCTGGGAAGAAATGCCGAAGCAGGAAACCATCCTTATTAAAAACGCCACCGTTTGGACCAATGAAAAAGAAGGCAAACTGGAAGGCGCGGATGTGCTGGTCCGGGATGGCAAGATCGTACAGGTAGGTAAAAATATTTCCGCCTCCGGCGCGAAACTGATCGATGGAACCGGCAAACACCTTACCGCGGGCATCATCGATGAACACTCCCATATCGCCGCGGCTTCCATCAATGAAGGTGCGCAGTCGGTGACTTCGGAAGTGCGGATCGCCGACAACCTTGATCCCGATGACATCAATATCTACCGCCAGCTCAGCGGCGGGGTTACTTCTTCGCATATCCTGCACGGTTCGGCCAACACCATCGGTGGACAAACCCAGTTGCTGAAACTGCGCTGGGGCGCGAACGACGAAGGACTAAAGTTCAAAAACTGGGACGGCTTCATCAAGTTCGCACTCGGGGAGAACGTAAAACGCTCCAGCAGCCAGAACAATAACCGCTTCCCCGATACGCGTATGGGCGTTGAACAAGTGCTTACAGATGCCTTCCAACGCGCAACAGATTATAAGAATGCGATGAAAGCCGCTTCCGATGCAGCGAAGGCAAAGAAGGGTACAATGAATTTCCGCCGTGACCTGGAACTGGATGCCCTGGTGGAGATCATGGAAAAGAAGCGGTTCATTACCTGCCATTCTTACGTTCAAAGCGAAATCGTGGCAGCCATGCGGGTAGCCGAAAAATTCGGTTTCCGCTTCAATACTTTTACGCATATTCTGGAAGGCTATAAAGTGGCCGATAAAATGAAAACGCACGGGGCCGCGGCTTCCACCTTCTCCGATTGGTGGCAGTACAAAATGGAAGTGGTGGATGCCATTCCTTACAACGCGACCATCATGCACAATGTAGGATTGAACGTGGCCATCAACTCCGATGACGCTGAAATGGCCCGCCGCCTGAACCAGGAAGCCGCCAAAAGCGTGAAGTACGGTGGTATGAGCGAAGAAGACGCGCTGAAAATGGTGACGCTGAATCCTGCTAAGATGTTACATGTGGACGATCGTGTGGGCAGCATCAAACCTGGTAAAGACGCGGACCTGGTATTGTGGAGCGATCATCCCCTCAGCATCTACGCCAAATCTGAAAAAACCATCGTGGACGGCATCGTTTATTTCGACCGCGAAAAGGATGCGCAGATGCGTAAAAACATCGTGGCGGAAAGAAACCGCCTCGTGCAGAAAATGCTGGGCGAAAAGAAAGCCGGTATGCCTACGCGTCCTGCGGAAGCCAGTATGCTGATCATGCACAGTTGCAGCGAACACGCACACGACCATGGTTTGTTGGTGATTGATGCGGAACAGGAATAA